Proteins encoded within one genomic window of Pygocentrus nattereri isolate fPygNat1 chromosome 9, fPygNat1.pri, whole genome shotgun sequence:
- the LOC108436332 gene encoding cytochrome c oxidase subunit 4 isoform 2, mitochondrial: protein MLRLTAGRLGSLLSRRAMAPLSISNTRMASHGHEVSEQADMSVPLYWDRRDTPLPDRPYQDTLSDADKSLKQKEKGPWNGLSNEEKLALYRIMFKETYAEMKKPSNEWKTVVGGILFFIGITGLVVLWQRIYVYPPPPHTFDEEWEAKQVKRMLDMRVNPVQGFSSKWDYEKGQWK, encoded by the exons ATGCTGCGCCTGACTGCAGGACGATTGGGGAGCCTGTTGTCCAGACGGGCAATGGCACCTCTCAGCATCAGCAATACCAGGATGGCCAGCCATGGACACG AAGTGTCAGAGCAGGCCGACATGTCCGTCCCCCTGTACTGGGATCGTCGGGATACTCCTCTACCGGACAGACCTTACCAGGACACCCTCAGTGATGCTGATAAGAGCCtgaaacagaaggagaaaggACCCTGGAACGGTCTTTCAAATGAGGAGAAACTCGCCC TGTACAGGATTATGTTTAAAGAAACGTATGCGGAGATGAAGAAGCCGTCCAACGAGTGGAAGACAGTAGTAGGAGGAATCTTGTTCTTTATTGGAATAACTGGTCTGGTGGTGCTTTGGCAGCGCATCTATG TGtaccctcctcctcctcatacCTTTGATGAAGAGTGGGAGGCCAAGCAGGTGAAGAGGATGCTGGACATGCGGGTGAACCCAGTGCAGGGCTTCTCTTCTAAATGGGACTATGAGAAGGGCCAGTGGAAGTAG